From Sphingomonas hengshuiensis, one genomic window encodes:
- a CDS encoding I78 family peptidase inhibitor: MIRLALLPLAALSMGACAYSDPPSAALPVQPGTCDAAQAGALVGRTYAPAMAAEVQALTGATAIRVLPPGTAATMDFRAERVNVDLDDKGRIVAVRCG; this comes from the coding sequence ATGATCCGACTTGCCCTGTTGCCGCTTGCCGCGCTGAGCATGGGCGCGTGCGCCTATAGCGACCCGCCGTCCGCCGCGCTGCCCGTACAGCCGGGGACGTGCGATGCGGCGCAGGCGGGGGCGCTGGTCGGCAGGACCTATGCCCCGGCGATGGCGGCCGAAGTGCAGGCGCTGACCGGCGCCACCGCGATCCGCGTGCTGCCGCCGGGGACTGCGGCAACGATGGATTTCCGCGCGGAGCGGGTGAATGTCGACCTGGACGACAAGGGTCGGATCGTGGCGGTGCGCTGCGGCTAG
- the rnd gene encoding ribonuclease D, which translates to MHIHGLIEDSTALANLCSRFATKPYICVDTEFMRENSYWPELCLIQIADDEEAAAIDPMGGIDMKPLLDLLTENEDVLKVFHAGGQDIEIVYNLTGKTPHPLFDTQVAAMALGQGEQIGYSNLVDTYLGITVDKGARFTDWARRPLDKRQIDYAICDVTYLSEIFPRMLDKLRKTGRGAWLDQEMERLADPEHYRNDPDLAWQRVRVSSRKPEVMGRLKALGRWRELEAQGKDLPRGRIIKDETLADLAGTPPRKQADLGRVRGLSAAWANNDIGGRLMAALEAAVPMPVSEMPGRDDRKPALGKDGALVADLLKLLLKIRAKEINVASRLLARSEDLESLAAGQREGLSILQGWRFEQFGKDALALVEGQLGFTVKGGKLKMTRTEERS; encoded by the coding sequence ATGCACATACATGGCCTGATCGAGGACTCTACCGCCCTCGCCAATCTCTGCTCCCGCTTCGCGACCAAGCCCTATATCTGCGTGGACACCGAGTTCATGCGCGAAAACAGCTATTGGCCCGAACTCTGCCTGATCCAGATCGCCGACGACGAAGAGGCGGCGGCGATCGATCCGATGGGCGGAATCGACATGAAGCCGCTGCTCGACCTGCTCACCGAGAATGAGGATGTCCTCAAGGTCTTCCACGCCGGCGGGCAGGATATCGAGATCGTCTATAACCTGACCGGCAAGACCCCGCACCCGCTGTTCGATACCCAGGTTGCCGCGATGGCATTGGGGCAAGGCGAGCAGATCGGCTATTCGAACCTGGTCGACACCTATCTGGGGATCACGGTCGACAAGGGCGCGCGCTTTACCGACTGGGCGCGGCGGCCGCTGGACAAGCGCCAGATCGACTATGCGATCTGCGACGTGACCTATCTCTCCGAAATCTTCCCCAGGATGCTCGACAAGCTGCGCAAGACCGGGCGCGGCGCATGGCTGGACCAGGAGATGGAGCGGCTGGCCGACCCCGAACATTATCGCAACGACCCCGATCTGGCGTGGCAGCGCGTGCGCGTGTCGAGCCGCAAGCCCGAAGTGATGGGGCGGCTGAAGGCGCTGGGCCGGTGGCGCGAGCTGGAGGCGCAGGGCAAGGACCTGCCGCGCGGGCGGATCATCAAGGACGAGACGCTGGCCGATCTGGCGGGCACGCCGCCGCGCAAACAGGCCGATCTGGGGCGCGTGCGCGGGCTCTCCGCGGCATGGGCGAACAACGATATCGGCGGGCGGCTGATGGCGGCGCTGGAAGCCGCGGTGCCGATGCCGGTGTCCGAAATGCCCGGACGCGACGACCGCAAACCCGCGCTGGGCAAGGACGGCGCGCTGGTCGCGGACCTGCTCAAGCTGCTGCTCAAGATCCGCGCTAAGGAGATCAACGTCGCGTCGCGGCTGCTGGCGCGGTCGGAGGACCTCGAGTCGCTGGCGGCGGGGCAGCGCGAGGGGCTGTCGATCCTCCAGGGCTGGCGGTTCGAGCAGTTCGGCAAGGATGCGCTGGCGCTGGTCGAGGGTCAGCTTGGGTTCACGGTCAAGGGCGGAAAGCTCAAAATGACCCGGACCGAGGAGCGTTCATGA